One Streptomyces hundungensis DNA segment encodes these proteins:
- the infB gene encoding translation initiation factor IF-2, whose translation MAKVRVYELAKEFGVESKVVMAKLQELGEFVRSASSTIEAPVVRKLTDALQGPGGNAGKSAAKPGAPRKAAPSPAGKAAGGAPMPAAPSPAAAARPAAPKPGAPAPKPAPAAPAEPVTPAAPASSTPSSPAPAASGPRPGPKPAPAKPAPVTPVPAAEFSAPAPAQPAAPQAPRPAGATPGPRPARPAPAGQRDGGQRDGGQRDGGRGGDRPARPAGQGAPRPGGARPAGPRPGNNPFTSGGSTGMARPQAPRPGGGAPRPAGGPGAPGGAPRPQGGPGGAPRPQGQGGARPSPGGMPRPQGGAPRPGGGAPGGNRPNPGMMPQRPAAAPRPGGGPGGRGPGGPGGRPGGGAGRPGGGGGFAGRPAGPGGGGRPGGGGGFGGPRPGGGAPGGGGGFGGRPGFQGRPGGPGARGGTQGAFGRPGGPARRGRKSKRQRRQEYEAMQAPSVGGVMLPRGNGQSVRLSRGASLTDFAEKIGANPASLVGVMMNLGEMVTATQSVSDETLKLLADEMNFILEIVSPEEEDRELLESFDIEFGEDEGGEESLVARPPVVTVMGHVDHGKTRLLDAIRKTNVVAGEAGGITQHIGAYQVATEVNGEDRRITFIDTPGHEAFTAMRARGAKSTDIAILVVAANDGVMPQTIEALNHAKAADVPIVVAVNKIDVEGADPTKVRGQLTEFGLVAEEYGGDTMFVDISAKQGLNIESLLEAVVLTADASLDLRANPEQDAQGIAIESHLDKGRGAVATVLVQRGTLRVGDTMVVGDAYGRVRAMLDDKGENVEEAGPSTPVLVLGLTNVPGAGDNFLVVDEDRTARQIAEKRAARERNVRFARKGVRFSLENLDEALKAGLVQELNLIIKGDASGSVEALEASLLQLDVGDEVDIRVLHRGVGAVTESDINLATGSDAIVIGFNVRAAGRAAQMAEREGVDVRYYSVIYQAIEEIEAALKGMLKPEYEEVELGTAEIREIFRSSKLGNIAGVLVRSGEVKRNTKARLLRDGKVIAENLNISGLRRFKDDVTEIREGFEGGINLGNFNDIKIDDVIATYEMREKPRG comes from the coding sequence GTGGCTAAGGTCCGGGTATACGAACTCGCCAAGGAGTTCGGGGTGGAGAGCAAGGTCGTCATGGCCAAGCTCCAAGAACTCGGTGAATTCGTCCGTTCGGCGTCCTCGACGATCGAGGCGCCTGTTGTACGCAAGCTGACCGACGCATTGCAGGGGCCCGGCGGCAACGCCGGCAAGTCCGCTGCGAAGCCCGGCGCGCCCCGCAAGGCCGCGCCCTCCCCCGCGGGTAAAGCCGCGGGAGGTGCCCCCATGCCCGCAGCGCCCTCCCCGGCCGCCGCGGCACGTCCCGCTGCCCCCAAGCCCGGCGCACCGGCTCCCAAGCCGGCCCCCGCGGCCCCCGCCGAGCCGGTCACTCCGGCCGCCCCGGCGAGCAGCACCCCCTCTTCTCCGGCTCCGGCCGCCTCGGGCCCCCGCCCGGGCCCGAAGCCCGCACCGGCCAAGCCGGCCCCGGTCACCCCGGTGCCCGCCGCCGAGTTCTCGGCTCCGGCCCCGGCCCAGCCCGCGGCGCCCCAGGCTCCGCGTCCCGCCGGCGCCACCCCCGGCCCCCGTCCCGCACGTCCGGCCCCGGCCGGTCAGCGTGACGGTGGTCAGCGCGACGGCGGCCAGCGCGACGGTGGCCGTGGCGGCGACCGTCCGGCCCGCCCCGCGGGTCAGGGCGCTCCCCGGCCGGGCGGTGCCCGTCCGGCCGGTCCGCGTCCCGGCAACAACCCCTTCACCTCGGGTGGCTCCACCGGAATGGCGCGCCCGCAGGCGCCCCGTCCCGGCGGTGGCGCTCCCCGTCCGGCCGGCGGCCCCGGCGCCCCCGGTGGCGCTCCGCGTCCGCAGGGCGGCCCCGGCGGCGCTCCGCGTCCGCAGGGTCAGGGCGGCGCCCGTCCGAGCCCGGGCGGCATGCCCCGTCCGCAGGGCGGCGCCCCGCGTCCCGGTGGCGGTGCCCCCGGCGGCAACCGTCCCAACCCCGGCATGATGCCGCAGCGTCCCGCCGCGGCCCCGCGTCCCGGTGGCGGCCCCGGTGGCCGTGGTCCCGGCGGCCCCGGTGGCCGTCCGGGTGGCGGTGCCGGTCGTCCCGGTGGCGGCGGCGGCTTCGCCGGCCGTCCGGCCGGTCCCGGTGGCGGCGGTCGTCCCGGTGGCGGTGGCGGCTTCGGCGGCCCCCGTCCGGGTGGCGGCGCTCCCGGTGGTGGCGGCGGCTTCGGCGGTCGTCCCGGTTTCCAGGGCCGTCCCGGTGGCCCCGGTGCCCGTGGTGGCACGCAGGGTGCCTTCGGCCGTCCCGGCGGGCCCGCCCGTCGTGGTCGCAAGTCGAAGCGTCAGAGGCGCCAGGAGTACGAGGCCATGCAGGCCCCGTCGGTGGGCGGCGTCATGCTGCCCCGCGGCAACGGACAGTCCGTCCGCCTGTCGCGCGGTGCTTCGCTGACCGACTTCGCCGAGAAGATCGGCGCCAACCCGGCGTCGCTCGTCGGCGTGATGATGAACCTCGGCGAGATGGTCACCGCCACGCAGTCGGTCTCCGACGAGACGCTGAAGCTGCTCGCGGACGAGATGAACTTCATCCTCGAGATCGTCAGCCCCGAGGAGGAGGACCGCGAGCTGCTCGAGTCCTTCGACATCGAGTTCGGCGAGGACGAGGGTGGCGAGGAATCCCTCGTCGCGCGTCCGCCGGTCGTGACCGTCATGGGTCACGTCGACCACGGTAAGACCCGCCTTCTGGACGCGATCCGCAAGACGAACGTGGTCGCGGGCGAGGCCGGCGGCATCACGCAGCACATCGGTGCGTACCAGGTCGCCACCGAGGTCAACGGCGAGGACCGCCGCATCACCTTCATCGACACCCCGGGTCACGAGGCGTTCACCGCCATGCGTGCCCGTGGTGCCAAGTCCACCGACATCGCGATCCTCGTGGTGGCGGCGAACGACGGTGTGATGCCCCAGACGATCGAGGCGCTGAACCACGCCAAGGCGGCCGACGTGCCGATCGTGGTCGCGGTCAACAAGATCGACGTCGAGGGCGCGGACCCGACCAAGGTGCGCGGTCAGCTCACCGAGTTCGGTCTGGTGGCCGAGGAGTACGGCGGCGACACGATGTTCGTCGACATCTCCGCCAAGCAGGGCCTCAACATCGAGTCCCTCCTGGAGGCCGTCGTCCTCACCGCCGACGCCTCGCTCGACCTGCGGGCCAACCCGGAGCAGGACGCGCAGGGCATCGCGATCGAGTCCCACCTGGACAAGGGCCGCGGCGCCGTCGCGACCGTCCTGGTCCAGCGCGGCACCCTGCGGGTCGGCGACACGATGGTGGTGGGCGACGCCTACGGCCGCGTGCGCGCCATGCTCGACGACAAGGGCGAGAACGTGGAAGAGGCGGGTCCCTCGACCCCGGTCCTCGTCCTCGGTCTCACCAACGTCCCGGGTGCCGGCGACAACTTCCTGGTCGTCGACGAGGACCGTACGGCCCGTCAGATCGCCGAGAAGCGTGCCGCCCGTGAGCGCAACGTCCGCTTCGCCCGCAAGGGTGTGCGGTTCTCCCTGGAGAACCTGGACGAGGCCCTCAAGGCCGGTCTGGTGCAGGAACTCAACCTCATCATCAAGGGCGACGCGTCCGGTTCGGTGGAGGCCCTGGAGGCCTCGCTGCTCCAGCTCGACGTCGGCGACGAGGTCGACATCCGTGTCCTGCACCGCGGTGTGGGTGCGGTCACCGAGTCCGACATCAACCTGGCGACCGGCTCCGACGCCATCGTCATCGGCTTCAACGTCCGCGCTGCGGGCCGCGCGGCGCAGATGGCGGAGCGCGAAGGCGTCGACGTCCGGTACTACTCGGTCATCTACCAGGCGATCGAAGAGATCGAAGCGGCCCTCAAGGGCATGCTCAAGCCGGAGTACGAAGAGGTCGAGCTCGGCACGGCGGAGATCCGCGAGATCTTCCGCTCGTCCAAGCTGGGCAACATCGCCGGTGTCCTGGTCCGGTCGGGCGAGGTCAAGCGCAACACCAAGGCGCGCCTGCTGCGCGATGGCAAGGTCATCGCGGAGAACCTCAACATCTCGGGCCTGCGTCGCTTCAAGGACGACGTCACCGAGATCCGCGAAGGCTTCGAGGGCGGTATCAACCTCGGAAACTTCAACGACATCAAGATCGACGACGTCATCGCGACGTACGAGATGCGCGAGAAGCCGCGCGGCTAG
- a CDS encoding YlxR family protein yields the protein MSGRTHARACPERTCVGCRERAAKSDLLRIVAVEGACAPDPRGTLPGRGAYVHPASVCLDQAVRRRAFSRAFKVGEALDTADLRTYVEQAAT from the coding sequence GTGTCTGGCCGGACGCACGCCCGCGCCTGCCCTGAGCGAACCTGCGTGGGATGCCGGGAGCGAGCGGCCAAGAGCGATCTGCTGCGCATCGTGGCGGTCGAGGGTGCTTGCGCCCCCGATCCTCGCGGTACGCTGCCCGGCCGGGGTGCGTACGTCCACCCCGCCTCGGTCTGTCTCGACCAGGCGGTCCGCCGCCGGGCGTTCTCCCGGGCCTTCAAGGTCGGGGAAGCGCTCGACACTGCGGATCTGCGCACGTACGTCGAGCAGGCCGCAACGTAA